The following coding sequences lie in one Saccharomonospora amisosensis genomic window:
- the ypfJ gene encoding KPN_02809 family neutral zinc metallopeptidase: MRFNEDAELDVSEVRDLRGGGVGGRVAIGGGGLGIVGLLIYFVLGQLGGVPVDTSTLGTVEPGQQVDSDSLARECRTGADANTDHECAVVAIVNSIQDYWAGELARTGLTYHESVTTFFSGRIDTACGSAGSDAGPFYCPTDAGVYLDLAFFADLRQRFGARGGLFSEAYVLAHEYGHHVQNLLGISTRVREGAGPTSDSVRLELQADCYAGVWARNATTTLTENGRPLLTEITRDDIAAALDTAGRIGDDFIQREFGGEVDESRFTHGTSAQREHWFTTGLNTADPARCDTFGAPDLG; the protein is encoded by the coding sequence GTGAGATTCAACGAGGACGCCGAACTGGACGTCTCCGAGGTCCGCGACCTGCGCGGTGGCGGCGTGGGTGGGCGGGTCGCGATCGGCGGAGGCGGTCTCGGGATCGTCGGGCTGCTCATCTACTTCGTACTCGGCCAGCTCGGTGGCGTACCTGTGGACACGTCGACCCTCGGTACTGTCGAACCAGGCCAGCAGGTCGACAGTGACTCGCTCGCCAGGGAATGCCGCACCGGCGCCGACGCCAACACCGATCACGAGTGCGCCGTCGTGGCGATCGTGAACTCGATCCAGGACTACTGGGCGGGCGAACTCGCCCGCACCGGACTCACCTATCACGAGTCCGTCACCACGTTCTTCAGCGGCCGGATCGACACCGCGTGCGGCTCCGCGGGCTCCGACGCCGGACCTTTCTACTGCCCCACCGACGCCGGGGTGTACCTCGACCTGGCGTTCTTCGCCGACCTGAGGCAGCGCTTCGGCGCGCGGGGCGGCCTGTTCTCCGAGGCCTACGTGCTCGCCCACGAGTACGGCCACCACGTACAGAACCTGCTGGGAATCTCGACGCGGGTCCGCGAAGGCGCCGGACCGACGTCGGACAGTGTGCGACTGGAGTTGCAGGCCGACTGCTACGCGGGGGTGTGGGCGCGCAACGCCACCACAACGCTCACCGAGAACGGGCGGCCGCTGCTGACCGAGATAACCAGGGACGACATCGCGGCCGCGCTCGACACCGCAGGCCGCATCGGCGACGACTTCATACAGCGGGAGTTCGGCGGCGAGGTGGACGAATCACGGTTCACGCACGGCACCTCGGCTCAGCGGGAGCACTGGTTCACCACCGGCCTCAACACCGCGGACCCGGCCCGTTGCGACACCTTCGGCGCCCCTGATCTCGGCTGA
- a CDS encoding ImmA/IrrE family metallo-endopeptidase: protein MSLRRGFKATAKRLALEVREEMGIAAFAPMDPYALAELYGIEVFDLSHPWLPEPAVRHFMGPRAEAFSAALLAVGRGKVIVENHVHEWKRRRSTIAHEMAHVLLEHDFGVLLSAENSCVSSPAELEQEAAELSGELLIPCSAARTAAFRGWTDATVARYFRVSERMARWRMNATAARRIACRSRQKWPRPTVNATVGELG from the coding sequence GTGTCCCTGCGGCGCGGATTCAAGGCGACGGCGAAGCGGCTCGCGCTCGAGGTGCGCGAGGAGATGGGCATCGCGGCTTTCGCACCGATGGACCCCTACGCGCTGGCCGAGCTCTATGGCATCGAGGTCTTCGATCTGAGCCACCCATGGCTGCCGGAACCGGCGGTGCGGCACTTCATGGGCCCGCGGGCCGAGGCGTTCTCGGCCGCGTTGCTGGCCGTGGGGCGCGGCAAGGTCATAGTCGAGAACCACGTCCACGAGTGGAAGCGGCGTCGCTCGACCATCGCGCACGAGATGGCTCACGTGCTTCTAGAGCACGACTTCGGCGTGCTTCTCAGCGCGGAGAACAGCTGTGTGTCGTCGCCCGCGGAGCTGGAACAGGAAGCCGCCGAGTTGTCGGGTGAGCTGCTCATACCCTGCTCCGCCGCACGCACGGCGGCGTTTCGTGGCTGGACGGATGCGACGGTGGCCAGGTACTTCCGGGTCAGTGAACGCATGGCGCGCTGGCGGATGAACGCGACAGCCGCACGGCGCATCGCGTGCCGCTCAAGGCAGAAATGGCCACGGCCGACGGTGAACGCGACGGTCGGCGAGCTTGGTTGA
- a CDS encoding cysteine desulfurase-like protein: MAFDVARIRGLFPALGDGWIHFDGAAGMLVPEQVASAVSTAMRAPVSGPGGAFPASQRAESIVAAARRAVADLVGGEPEAVVLGPSASVLLSRLVDVLSGTWTLGDEVVVSRLDEQANIAPWVRSAKRVGAGVRWGEIDIETCELPAWQYESLVGPRTKAVSVTYASGSVGTRPDVPTVVEIAKRVGATVVVDATYAAPFLPLDLNAIGADALVVSAQAWGGPAVGALVFRDQRLLESLPSVSLDPNARGAARLELGPHAYPLLAGLVASIDYLAGLDDAATGSRRERLLTSLGSAKSYHAGLLAQLSTELRSMRHVMVIGDAMRRIPALAFTVADRKAAEVAEYLGEQGLCVFADEGTSGVFASLGVGEVGGALRIGLAHYSNVFEINQLVRVLEDLG; encoded by the coding sequence ATGGCGTTCGACGTCGCTCGGATACGTGGGTTGTTTCCTGCATTGGGTGACGGCTGGATTCATTTCGACGGCGCGGCCGGAATGCTGGTTCCCGAACAGGTCGCCTCCGCGGTGTCGACAGCGATGCGGGCACCGGTTTCCGGGCCGGGCGGAGCGTTCCCGGCCTCGCAGCGCGCCGAAAGCATCGTGGCCGCCGCCCGCCGCGCCGTGGCCGACCTCGTCGGCGGCGAGCCCGAAGCGGTCGTACTTGGGCCCAGTGCGTCGGTGCTTCTCAGCAGGCTCGTCGATGTACTTTCCGGCACCTGGACGCTCGGCGACGAGGTCGTGGTGTCCCGGCTCGACGAGCAGGCGAACATCGCACCGTGGGTGCGGTCGGCGAAGCGGGTAGGCGCGGGTGTTCGCTGGGGTGAGATCGACATCGAAACGTGCGAGCTGCCCGCGTGGCAGTACGAGAGTCTGGTCGGTCCAAGGACCAAGGCGGTGTCCGTCACCTATGCCTCGGGTTCTGTCGGAACGAGGCCGGACGTGCCCACGGTGGTGGAGATCGCCAAGCGGGTCGGTGCGACTGTGGTTGTCGACGCGACGTACGCGGCGCCGTTCCTGCCGTTGGACCTCAACGCGATCGGTGCCGACGCACTTGTGGTTTCCGCGCAGGCGTGGGGTGGGCCCGCGGTGGGCGCGCTGGTCTTTCGTGACCAGCGGTTGCTGGAGAGTCTGCCGTCGGTCTCGCTCGACCCGAACGCAAGGGGTGCGGCGCGGCTGGAACTGGGGCCGCACGCGTATCCGTTGCTGGCGGGCCTGGTCGCCTCGATCGACTACCTCGCGGGCCTCGACGACGCTGCCACCGGCTCCCGTAGGGAGCGCCTGCTCACCTCGCTGGGCTCGGCGAAGTCCTACCACGCCGGGCTACTGGCTCAGTTGTCCACCGAGTTGCGCTCTATGCGGCACGTGATGGTGATCGGGGACGCGATGCGCCGGATTCCCGCGCTCGCCTTCACCGTTGCAGACCGCAAGGCAGCCGAGGTCGCCGAGTATCTCGGCGAGCAGGGCCTGTGCGTCTTCGCCGACGAGGGCACCAGCGGGGTTTTCGCCTCGCTCGGCGTCGGCGAGGTCGGCGGCGCGTTACGGATCGGGCTGGCGCACTACTCGAACGTCTTCGAGATCAACCAACTGGTGCGGGTGCTGGAAGACCTGGGTTGA
- a CDS encoding M28 family metallopeptidase — MSSLTAKLRPAVAVAACASLALVGAGTATAKPAADSNLPDNLVRQVDVGKVNRHLIAMQRIADSSGGSRAASTEGHARSAEYIATKLEAAGYDVTRQEFPFTYTETLAERLESGGTEFGIIIMSYSPSTPEGGITAPLAVIQPDDTPGCEVSDYGDVTGKIALIKRGACTFAQKQASAADAGAVGAVIYNNVEGDLNGTLGDPDAGRIPTGGITLAAGEELAAQDGAEVTLELRALLEERTSYNVIAQTKTGRADNVVMAGAHLDSVTEGPGINDNGSGSAALLETALQLGGKPRVNNAVRFAWWSAEEFGLVGSTHYVNSLSFEQQLDIALYLNFDMIGSPNAGYFVYDGDDSDGEGAGAGPYGSAQIEQAFVDYLDGAGVPTQGTDFSGRSDYGEFIAVGIPSGGLFTGAEGVKTQEQAQLWGGEAGVAYDPCYHQTCDNLGNIDRVALDRNADAMAWVTATYALSTEDVNGVAATAAKDRKQVAAQRANAQTMRAAAAEHGHAESA, encoded by the coding sequence ATGTCATCACTCACGGCGAAACTGAGACCAGCCGTCGCGGTCGCGGCGTGTGCGAGCCTGGCTCTCGTCGGCGCCGGCACGGCGACCGCGAAACCCGCGGCCGACTCGAACCTGCCGGACAACCTGGTCAGGCAGGTCGACGTCGGCAAGGTCAACCGGCATCTGATCGCGATGCAGCGGATCGCCGACAGCAGCGGCGGCAGCCGGGCGGCGAGCACCGAGGGGCATGCCAGGTCGGCCGAGTACATCGCCACCAAGCTCGAAGCAGCCGGGTACGACGTGACCCGCCAGGAGTTCCCGTTCACCTACACCGAGACGCTTGCCGAGCGGCTCGAGTCCGGGGGCACCGAGTTCGGGATCATCATCATGAGCTACAGCCCTTCGACGCCGGAGGGTGGGATCACCGCACCGCTCGCCGTGATCCAGCCGGACGACACACCTGGCTGCGAGGTGTCGGACTACGGCGACGTCACGGGCAAGATCGCCCTGATCAAGCGTGGCGCGTGCACCTTCGCACAGAAGCAGGCGTCCGCCGCCGACGCGGGTGCCGTCGGGGCCGTCATCTACAACAACGTCGAAGGCGACCTCAACGGCACGCTCGGTGACCCGGATGCAGGGCGTATCCCCACCGGGGGCATTACGCTGGCCGCGGGGGAGGAACTCGCCGCGCAGGACGGCGCCGAGGTGACGCTGGAACTGAGGGCGCTGTTGGAGGAGCGCACCAGCTACAACGTCATCGCACAGACAAAGACCGGACGTGCCGACAACGTCGTGATGGCGGGTGCCCACCTGGACAGCGTCACCGAGGGTCCCGGCATCAACGACAACGGCAGCGGGTCGGCCGCGCTGTTGGAGACGGCGCTGCAACTCGGCGGCAAGCCAAGGGTCAACAACGCCGTGCGATTCGCGTGGTGGAGTGCGGAGGAGTTCGGCCTGGTGGGCTCGACCCACTACGTCAACTCGCTCTCGTTCGAGCAGCAGCTCGACATCGCGCTGTACCTCAACTTCGACATGATCGGCTCGCCGAACGCGGGGTACTTCGTCTACGACGGTGATGACTCCGACGGCGAGGGCGCGGGCGCGGGCCCCTACGGCTCGGCACAGATCGAGCAGGCATTCGTCGACTACCTCGACGGAGCGGGCGTCCCGACGCAGGGCACGGACTTCTCCGGCCGTTCCGACTACGGCGAGTTCATCGCGGTGGGCATTCCCTCGGGCGGGCTGTTCACCGGTGCCGAAGGGGTCAAGACGCAGGAGCAAGCCCAACTGTGGGGCGGTGAGGCCGGTGTCGCTTACGACCCGTGCTACCACCAGACCTGCGACAACCTGGGCAACATCGATCGGGTGGCGCTTGACCGCAACGCCGACGCGATGGCCTGGGTGACGGCGACGTACGCCCTCAGCACCGAGGACGTCAACGGCGTCGCCGCGACGGCGGCGAAGGACAGGAAGCAGGTCGCGGCCCAACGCGCGAACGCGCAGACCATGCGGGCCGCGGCGGCCGAACACGGTCACGCCGAGTCCGCCTGA
- a CDS encoding MarR family winged helix-turn-helix transcriptional regulator, which yields MTEVSRRVRWLTDTEMLAWRSYIVSTLKLRQRLHRELTDQHDVSLTDYEVLVCLSMAEDGSMRMTELAQLLGSTKSRLSHQVARMEEAGYLRRGKDPRDRRGVTAELTQEGEGLLERSAPTHVEGVREHFVDLLTTEEQLLLGEVFSRVLAHLTELED from the coding sequence ATGACCGAGGTTTCGCGCCGGGTGCGCTGGCTGACCGATACCGAAATGCTGGCGTGGCGCTCCTACATCGTGTCGACACTGAAACTGCGGCAGCGGCTGCACCGGGAACTCACCGATCAGCACGACGTCTCGCTCACCGACTACGAGGTGCTGGTCTGCCTTTCAATGGCCGAGGACGGCAGCATGCGGATGACCGAACTCGCGCAGCTGCTGGGTTCGACGAAGAGCAGGCTGTCGCACCAGGTCGCGCGCATGGAGGAAGCCGGATACCTGCGCAGGGGCAAGGACCCGCGGGACCGCAGGGGCGTCACGGCGGAGTTGACGCAGGAGGGCGAGGGCTTGCTGGAACGCTCCGCGCCGACCCACGTCGAAGGCGTGCGCGAGCATTTCGTCGACCTGCTGACCACCGAGGAGCAGTTGCTGCTGGGAGAGGTGTTCTCGCGGGTGCTCGCACACCTGACAGAGCTTGAGGACTGA
- a CDS encoding SsgA family sporulation/cell division regulator yields MDNDTVHQSQFAYLDGCDTPLLSRLSYSASEPFTIALAFRVEPGEWVEWEFARDLLIAGLSEVAGIGDVRIRPDLSGNRDLLVLELESPDGYAVVELSRVDVLRFIGQTVELVGLGVESDHLDLDGLITDLTTARP; encoded by the coding sequence GTGGACAACGACACCGTGCACCAGAGCCAGTTCGCCTACCTCGACGGCTGCGATACACCCCTGCTTTCCCGGCTGTCCTATTCGGCGAGCGAGCCGTTCACCATCGCCCTCGCCTTCCGTGTGGAGCCCGGGGAGTGGGTCGAATGGGAATTCGCCCGCGACCTGCTCATCGCGGGCCTGTCCGAGGTCGCGGGCATCGGGGATGTCCGGATTCGCCCTGACCTGTCGGGAAACCGCGACCTTCTCGTGCTCGAACTGGAGTCACCCGACGGGTACGCGGTGGTGGAACTGAGCCGGGTGGACGTGCTGCGGTTCATCGGGCAGACCGTGGAACTGGTGGGTCTCGGCGTGGAAAGTGACCACCTGGACCTCGACGGCCTGATAACCGACCTGACGACGGCCAGGCCCTGA
- a CDS encoding bacterial proteasome activator family protein, whose amino-acid sequence MTQPNSPNPNPGDDVDADQSQHVVVVGPDGSPVGAARIGPGGETDKTESVGDMVEEPAKVMRIGTMIKQLLEEVRAAPLDDASRSRLREIHSTSMKELEEALAPELQDELERLVAPFTADSIPSDAELRIAQAQLVGWLEGLFHGIQTALFAQQMAARVQLEHMRRGLPPGAGVPGPAGAGDQQGHGIGNTGQYL is encoded by the coding sequence ATGACCCAGCCGAACTCTCCCAATCCGAACCCGGGCGACGATGTCGACGCCGACCAGTCACAACACGTGGTTGTCGTCGGTCCGGACGGCTCGCCGGTGGGAGCGGCACGGATCGGCCCCGGCGGGGAAACCGACAAGACCGAGTCGGTCGGCGACATGGTGGAAGAGCCCGCCAAGGTCATGCGCATCGGCACGATGATCAAGCAGTTGCTTGAGGAAGTGCGCGCGGCCCCACTCGACGACGCCAGCCGCAGCAGGCTACGTGAGATCCACTCGACTTCGATGAAGGAACTCGAGGAGGCACTCGCACCGGAACTGCAGGACGAGTTGGAACGGCTGGTCGCGCCGTTCACCGCCGACAGCATCCCTTCCGACGCCGAGTTGCGGATCGCGCAAGCACAGCTCGTCGGCTGGCTTGAGGGGCTGTTCCACGGGATCCAGACAGCGCTGTTCGCCCAGCAGATGGCCGCCCGCGTGCAGTTGGAGCACATGCGCCGTGGCCTTCCGCCCGGCGCCGGGGTGCCTGGCCCTGCCGGAGCAGGCGACCAGCAGGGGCACGGCATCGGCAACACCGGCCAGTACCTGTGA
- a CDS encoding helix-turn-helix domain-containing protein → MEGRMDARRLHDALDAQRRARGLSWRQLAEEAGVSPSLLSRMGNGHRPDLDGFIALVQWLGSPAEEFMVWPDSRPRQERGPALETQLALLLRAHEDLTEADREYLLEIFGATMRRIKADRRES, encoded by the coding sequence ATGGAAGGCCGGATGGACGCGCGCAGGCTGCACGACGCGCTCGACGCCCAGCGCAGGGCTCGGGGGTTGTCGTGGCGACAGCTCGCCGAGGAGGCAGGGGTGAGCCCGTCCCTACTCAGCCGGATGGGCAACGGCCACAGGCCGGACCTCGACGGGTTCATCGCCCTCGTGCAGTGGCTTGGCTCGCCCGCCGAGGAGTTCATGGTGTGGCCCGACTCGCGACCACGCCAGGAACGCGGACCCGCGCTGGAAACCCAACTCGCACTGCTGCTGCGCGCCCACGAGGACCTCACCGAGGCGGACAGGGAGTACCTGCTGGAGATCTTCGGAGCCACCATGCGAAGGATCAAGGCCGACCGGCGGGAGAGCTAG
- a CDS encoding glycoside hydrolase family 3 protein: protein MKRLLPTIVVAALLSACGGSGEQAGDEPAREVSTPPVSASSVPSSTPSTKPPPTTQPSGPNCEPVVADMSTRQRLAQLLVVGVDPADPAAAVALVSEEQVGGIFIGGNATQLLTDDALARVQQAARVPVSVAVDDEGGRVQRLDELSGSIPSAREMARTMTPEQVRALAVERGRALLAHGVTVNYAPDVDLTDGPSDGVIGDRSFSADPAVARRYAVAFAQGMREAGVQPVVKHFPGHGRADGDSHASLVRTPPLADLRGSDLLPYERIGEYGEGTGVMVGHLDVPGLTEGEPASLSPATYELLRGEFGFQGPALTDDLGAMRAISDRYALPDAVLRALQAGADQPLWSSGGQVNVVLDRLEQATSTDELPETRVREALERVLSAKGACG from the coding sequence ATGAAGCGTTTGTTGCCGACGATCGTGGTGGCTGCCCTGCTCAGTGCCTGCGGCGGGTCGGGCGAACAGGCTGGGGACGAACCAGCACGGGAAGTGTCGACTCCGCCGGTCTCCGCGAGTTCCGTGCCCTCCTCGACACCCTCCACGAAACCACCGCCCACCACCCAGCCTTCGGGGCCCAACTGCGAACCCGTGGTCGCGGACATGTCGACAAGGCAGCGGCTTGCGCAGTTGCTCGTTGTCGGAGTCGATCCGGCTGATCCCGCCGCCGCGGTCGCGCTGGTAAGCGAGGAGCAGGTCGGCGGGATCTTCATCGGCGGCAACGCCACCCAACTGCTCACCGATGACGCGCTAGCGCGGGTGCAGCAGGCGGCTCGCGTACCCGTGTCGGTCGCCGTGGACGACGAAGGCGGCCGGGTGCAGCGGCTCGACGAACTCTCCGGTTCCATTCCCAGCGCGCGGGAGATGGCGAGGACCATGACGCCGGAGCAGGTTCGCGCCCTCGCCGTCGAGCGCGGCCGCGCTTTGCTGGCCCATGGCGTCACCGTCAACTACGCACCCGACGTCGACCTCACCGACGGACCGTCGGACGGTGTGATCGGTGACCGCTCGTTCAGCGCGGACCCCGCGGTGGCCAGGCGGTATGCGGTCGCCTTCGCGCAGGGCATGAGAGAGGCGGGTGTCCAGCCGGTGGTGAAGCACTTCCCCGGGCACGGCCGCGCCGACGGTGACTCGCACGCCTCGCTGGTCCGAACGCCACCCCTGGCCGACCTGCGTGGCAGCGACCTGCTGCCGTACGAGCGGATCGGTGAGTACGGCGAGGGAACCGGTGTGATGGTCGGGCATCTGGACGTTCCTGGACTCACCGAAGGTGAGCCTGCCTCGCTTTCCCCGGCCACCTACGAACTGCTGCGCGGCGAGTTCGGGTTCCAGGGGCCCGCGCTCACCGACGATCTCGGTGCCATGCGGGCGATCTCCGACAGGTATGCCTTGCCGGATGCGGTGCTTCGGGCGCTGCAGGCCGGCGCTGACCAACCCCTGTGGTCGTCGGGTGGCCAGGTGAACGTGGTGCTCGACAGGCTCGAGCAGGCCACCTCTACCGATGAGCTGCCGGAAACGCGGGTGCGGGAGGCGCTGGAAAGGGTGCTGTCGGCGAAGGGCGCCTGCGGCTGA
- a CDS encoding DUF2188 domain-containing protein, with amino-acid sequence MRKRFLVRFQVSADSLTWLVIRDGDVLERYCRKCDAIGRAARLARADPPAALVIERMDGTVQATRRYGPGSPDGADPAGAYREPGSTV; translated from the coding sequence GTGCGCAAGCGGTTCCTGGTTCGGTTCCAGGTGTCGGCGGACTCGTTGACATGGCTGGTGATCCGCGACGGCGATGTCCTCGAAAGGTACTGCCGCAAGTGCGACGCGATCGGCAGGGCGGCGCGGCTGGCAAGAGCCGACCCGCCCGCCGCTCTCGTGATCGAGCGGATGGACGGAACTGTTCAGGCAACGAGAAGATACGGCCCCGGCTCGCCGGACGGAGCCGATCCGGCGGGCGCGTACCGTGAGCCGGGAAGTACGGTGTGA
- a CDS encoding NAD(P)H-quinone oxidoreductase, with the protein MRAIMVREPGGPQNLEWTQVPDPVPGAGEVVIDVAASAVNRADLLQRQGHYPPPPGASEVIGLECSGTIAEVGEGVSGWKVGDEVCALLAGGGYAERVAVPAVQLLPVPGEVELVAAAALPEVACTVWSNVVMHAGLSEGEVLLVHGGAGGIGTHAIQVGKALGATVAVTAGSPDRLERCGQLGADITINYREQDFVEEVKREAGGADVILDNMGAKYLGRNIDALATGGRLVVIGMQGGTKAELNLGKLIAKRASIAATTLRARPVEEKGEIVAAVREHLWPMVELGTVRPVIGQAFPLERAADAHAALEEGGIFGKILLTR; encoded by the coding sequence ATGCGCGCGATCATGGTCCGCGAGCCGGGCGGCCCGCAGAACCTGGAATGGACGCAGGTCCCCGACCCGGTGCCGGGTGCGGGTGAGGTGGTCATCGACGTCGCGGCGAGCGCCGTGAACAGAGCCGACCTGCTTCAGCGGCAGGGACACTACCCACCACCACCGGGCGCCAGCGAGGTCATTGGCCTGGAGTGTTCCGGAACGATCGCCGAGGTCGGCGAGGGCGTGTCCGGCTGGAAGGTCGGCGACGAGGTTTGCGCGCTACTCGCGGGAGGAGGCTACGCCGAGCGAGTTGCGGTGCCCGCGGTGCAACTCCTGCCCGTACCGGGTGAGGTCGAGTTGGTAGCCGCGGCGGCACTCCCCGAAGTGGCGTGCACCGTGTGGTCGAACGTGGTCATGCACGCGGGGCTTTCCGAGGGCGAGGTGCTGCTCGTGCACGGAGGTGCGGGCGGTATCGGCACGCACGCGATTCAGGTCGGCAAGGCGCTCGGCGCGACCGTCGCGGTCACGGCGGGTTCCCCGGATCGGCTCGAGCGGTGCGGCCAACTGGGCGCCGACATCACGATCAACTACCGCGAGCAGGACTTCGTCGAGGAAGTGAAGCGGGAGGCCGGCGGGGCCGACGTCATCCTCGACAACATGGGGGCAAAGTACCTCGGCCGCAACATCGACGCGCTCGCCACCGGTGGCAGGCTCGTCGTGATCGGTATGCAGGGCGGCACCAAGGCCGAACTGAACCTGGGCAAGCTGATCGCCAAACGGGCCAGCATCGCGGCCACCACGCTGCGGGCGAGGCCGGTCGAGGAGAAGGGCGAGATCGTGGCCGCCGTGCGCGAGCACCTGTGGCCCATGGTTGAGCTGGGCACCGTCCGGCCGGTGATAGGGCAGGCGTTCCCGCTCGAGCGCGCCGCCGATGCCCACGCAGCGCTCGAGGAAGGCGGGATCTTCGGCAAGATCCTGCTGACCAGGTGA